TTCACCTCAGACTCCCCCTATCCGCGACCAGCCGCTGCCCGGCCCGCGCCGCCGACTGCCGCCAGCGGTCCGCCTGCTCGGGATCGGCCTGGGCCGTTGCTAATGGTGGAGTCGGGTATTGGAACTGCCTGAATGCCTCCCGGTCAAACCCTCAGGCGGTTGCCCCGTGAGGGGCGAAACGCACCAGGATGAGGGAGGCTTCGTCGGGGATTTCGGCGTAAGCGGCCTCCACCATGTACCGCTCCGGAGCGAGCGCGATGTGAAGGTGTTCTTCACTCTCGATCTCCGTGTGGTCGTGGACTGAGTCGAAGAGGACCAGCGGCTCCTGGACGGTCCACTCGACGCGAGAGTCCCAGACCACCTGTGGAAGGAGCTCCGCCACGGCTGGGGAGTAGTCGACGTCGGGGTCGCCTGCGATCTGACGGACAAGGAGACTGTGCTCGGGGAGGAACGTAGTGGCTGCGGGATCGTCGCCAAGCACGAGTGCCTGTGTGGGGCCTACTTCGATGATGCCGATGAGGTCCTCGACTGAGCAGGCGCGACCGTAGTCCCCTTCGTCATCAGGGTAGGTGGGCGGGGAGCCGGTCCAGTACTGGCATGCCGATTCCGGGATCATGATCAGGGGCCCGCCCATTGAAGTGACCCAGGTGTGTGACATTGCGATCTCCGTTCAGCTGGTAAGGATGAGGGTCATGAGTTGTTGCGTCGGCTGATCTCGGCTGCGTAGGCGGCCCAGTCTCCGGCGGCGGCTCGCTGCCATTTGACGGCGACGGTGATGTCGATGCCGAGGGTGCGGGCGAGGACTGCGGCGGGCAGTTCGGTGGCGAGCTGGAACAGTGCGGTCGAGCGGGCTTCCGCGAGCCGGATGCCGAATTTGCGGAGCCTCTCGCCCATGGCCCAGGCGCTGATTGGTCGGCCGGGCTGGCCGCCGGGGAAAAGCCAGGGTGACTCTGTCCGGCCGAGGACGGCATGGCTGCAGCGGGCCGCGACCTGTAGTCGGGCCAGGTCAGCGACGGGTGCGGGAAGCTCGACCGGAACGGCGCCGAGGTGGATGTGAACGGCTCCGTCCTTCTCCTCGATGTGGCCGACGGTGAGGCGAGAGATCGCCGCGGGCCACTGGGCATAGAGGAGCAACAGGAGTCCTGCCAGGCGGTCTTCGGGCTTGAGAGTGTCGTCGTGCAGCAGGCGACGGGCGGTTTCCCAGCGAGCCTCGTCGTCCATTGCCTGGGAGGGGCCGTTCCATCGCTCGGCAGGGAAGCTGAGATTGCGGGTGATCTTCTGGGAAAGGGCCCATCGCACGAAGTGTCCTGCCTCCCGGCGATGGCGGGCATCGTCGCTGGTCATCCAGCGTTCAAGGTCGGTCTGACGACAGGTAGAAAGGGTCAGATTCTGCTCCTCGAGCCAGTCCAGGAGATGAACGGCCGCTCGGAGATGTTGCCGTGCGCCCGAGAGCTGGTAGTGCGTGATCTCCTTGCCGCGGCTGCGTCGGCGAAGCCGGCGCAGGAGGTGCCATGTTGCGTATCGGTGCAGGATTTTCCGTCCCTCGGTCGTCGCGTGGGAGGTGACGAGGTCCTTCACGTGCCGTTCGAGACGGACCATCTGCTCGTCCCGCCGGGGCAGGACTCCGGTGGCGACGAGGACGCTGCGGATGTGCTCGACGACCTTGCCTTCAGGGAGCTCGTCGAGGGCCGCATGGGTGAGAGACCGGCGGCCGGAGCCAAGATCGGACAGGACGGTGGAGACGATGCCCTTGGAGAGCCAGCGCATCGCGGTGCCGGCCCGCTCGGTGTCGGCCAGGGCGTCGTGAAGGGACTGGAGCTTCGGGTTGATGGAACCTGTGTCATCGGCGAGGAGTTCGTGGAGCCGCTGCTTGAGGGTGCAGCGCGGGCACGGTCCCGGCGCGTGCAGCCGTTCGGCTTGTCCGCAGGTGGGACAGGGGCGCCAGAGCTCGGCGTCCGGCGTGGTGCAGGGGCCGCAGACGGGGGCGTCGGCGGTGCCGGAGTGAATGCCGCGCATTCGTCCGCAGACGGTGCAGTGGCCTTGGCGCCTGTCACAGCCGCCGCAGCGGGGCAGGCCGGTGAGCTTCGAGAGCATGCAGGGTGCGGTGCGGCCGCAGACCGAGCAAAGCAGGATGGGCAGGGGACGGCAGTTCGGGCAGATCGGCCCGTCCGCGGTGCGGGTGCTGACCATGCGTGACTCACCGCAGACGATGCAGGTCTCCAGGTTCGCAGGGTCCTTGACCAGGCAGCTCGGACACAGCGGTCGCCCCTCGGCGTCGCGGGTGGCCGGCTCACGCCGGGCACCACAGCGTACGCATTCTTCGAAACGGGACTTGGCGATGCAGTTGCGGCAGACCCGCTGCCCGTCGAGCGGCTTGTCGATGCGGACCACCCGGTGGCAGCGAGGGCAGGCGGGCCGGACGATCCCGGCGACACCGGCCTCGTGCAGCAGGTCGATGAACCGCAGGATGGCACGATGCGGCGCCAGATAGCCCTCCCCGGTCAGCAGACGAGGGTTCTCCTCCAAGGCCCAGACCACTCTCTGGCGATAGTGAGGACGGCCGGGTGCCGATCGGCGGAGGGCGTCGGCGACCGCACCACGGTCGGCGCCCGGGGCGATCGCGGTGATCAGTTCGTGGACGACCGCGGCTGGATCACGGTCGTCGTTGTCGGGACACATCGAACAGCGCGGCAGGCCCTTGCGGTCCCGGAAGCTGACGCGTCGGACGTTTCCGCAGACGGTGTACTCGGCTCTCTCCTGTCCGCAGACCGAGCAGTACCAGTCCTGGCCTCTGCGCTGGAGGGTTCGCAACTGCTTGCCGCACTCCACGCAGACCGGCGCCGCGATCGCCGAGGCGCCGACCTTGCGGAGCTCGATGAGCAGATCACCGATCGCCCGGGGTGCCGGGGACCGGCCGTCGGTCAGGACGGCGGACCGCATCGCCAGGGCCCTGGCCACCTGGCGCGACTTCGCTCGGCCGCCCGCGACTGCGGTGACCACGGCCCGGATCCTCTCGGCGCCGAGGTCCTTCTCGACATCGGTGACGAGGTCTGTGATCAGGCCGATCGGGTCCGTGACGGCGCGATCAAGCAGGTCACCCGTGCTCAAGGCCGGTCAACTCCTCTGATCCGAGCTCGCTTGGGACGCAGTCCGCCGAGCCCCTCCGCGTCGGGTGCCGAGCCGCTGGCGGCTGCCTTCTTCGGCTTCTTCACGGCCCCGGCCGCCGCGATCGGCTCGATGAGGTCGTCCATGGTGCAGTCGAGGATGTCGAGCAGGGCCATGAGGATCTTCAGGCTCAGCCGCTCCGGTCGCTCGACGACGAGCCGGTAGACCTGGCTCGTGGACAGCGTGATGCTTCGCTCCTTCAGTGGCGGGAGGAGGTCGGTGGTGGAGAACATCCCGCGGTCGGCCATGACTTTGCGCAGGTGCCAGTGGTAGTCGAGCTTGGCGGCCATCGCCGGATCCCTCCTGTCAGGCCCCGGCGAACGCCGGGGCCAGTGCCTTGTGCAGGGAAGTGTTCATGAAGTCGTCGCTGACGTGCGTGTAGATGGCCAGGGAGCTGTCGCACTCGTGGCCGACCTGCTGCTGGATGAAGCGCCGGTCCACCCCGTCCTCGGTCAGGTGTGTGACGTACGAATGCCGCAGACTGTGCGGGGTCAGCTCTTTCGTCAGCCCGAGAGCG
The DNA window shown above is from Streptomyces sp. NBC_01451 and carries:
- a CDS encoding Imm21 family immunity protein; amino-acid sequence: MSHTWVTSMGGPLIMIPESACQYWTGSPPTYPDDEGDYGRACSVEDLIGIIEVGPTQALVLGDDPAATTFLPEHSLLVRQIAGDPDVDYSPAVAELLPQVVWDSRVEWTVQEPLVLFDSVHDHTEIESEEHLHIALAPERYMVEAAYAEIPDEASLILVRFAPHGATA
- a CDS encoding site-specific integrase, whose translation is MSTGDLLDRAVTDPIGLITDLVTDVEKDLGAERIRAVVTAVAGGRAKSRQVARALAMRSAVLTDGRSPAPRAIGDLLIELRKVGASAIAAPVCVECGKQLRTLQRRGQDWYCSVCGQERAEYTVCGNVRRVSFRDRKGLPRCSMCPDNDDRDPAAVVHELITAIAPGADRGAVADALRRSAPGRPHYRQRVVWALEENPRLLTGEGYLAPHRAILRFIDLLHEAGVAGIVRPACPRCHRVVRIDKPLDGQRVCRNCIAKSRFEECVRCGARREPATRDAEGRPLCPSCLVKDPANLETCIVCGESRMVSTRTADGPICPNCRPLPILLCSVCGRTAPCMLSKLTGLPRCGGCDRRQGHCTVCGRMRGIHSGTADAPVCGPCTTPDAELWRPCPTCGQAERLHAPGPCPRCTLKQRLHELLADDTGSINPKLQSLHDALADTERAGTAMRWLSKGIVSTVLSDLGSGRRSLTHAALDELPEGKVVEHIRSVLVATGVLPRRDEQMVRLERHVKDLVTSHATTEGRKILHRYATWHLLRRLRRRSRGKEITHYQLSGARQHLRAAVHLLDWLEEQNLTLSTCRQTDLERWMTSDDARHRREAGHFVRWALSQKITRNLSFPAERWNGPSQAMDDEARWETARRLLHDDTLKPEDRLAGLLLLLYAQWPAAISRLTVGHIEEKDGAVHIHLGAVPVELPAPVADLARLQVAARCSHAVLGRTESPWLFPGGQPGRPISAWAMGERLRKFGIRLAEARSTALFQLATELPAAVLARTLGIDITVAVKWQRAAAGDWAAYAAEISRRNNS
- a CDS encoding helix-turn-helix domain-containing protein produces the protein MAAKLDYHWHLRKVMADRGMFSTTDLLPPLKERSITLSTSQVYRLVVERPERLSLKILMALLDILDCTMDDLIEPIAAAGAVKKPKKAAASGSAPDAEGLGGLRPKRARIRGVDRP